The genomic stretch CCCAGCGGGTCTCAGGACCTCCGTGGGTCAACGGGCTATGGCTGTTCGGGCCGGTCACGGTCCATGCCGAGCGCGCCTTCGGCTCTCTGCTGCGCGTCGTCGACCTGGCTCTCGTACTTGTTGCCCGTCTTCTCGTTGACCTTCTTCTCCGCGGTGTCGGACATGTCCTTGGCCTTGTCCTGCATCCCGCGGTGGCTCTTGAATCTGTCGAGGATGCCCATCCAGAGCTCCTTCCGGAGGTGACTCAGAACCGACGATACGCCCGTGATGCGAGCAATGCGCATTTTCCGCCGATATGGTCTGGACCTCTGGACCGCTACCGTGAGAGGAGCAATCCGGCACGCAGGGGAGGGGCGCATCGTGATGCGTCTGAGGGGCGGGGCGGCGGCCTGTGCCGCGGTACTCGGGATGGCGCTCGTGCTCACGGGCTGCGAGGACATGGGAGACCTGCCGCTGGACGGCTCGGCCTCCGGCTCCGCGCCGGGTTCCGGGACGGGACGCGCTGTCAGCCCGCTGGACAACCCCGACGGCACCGAGCCGGGCCTGGCGGCCATCACCTCGGACGCCGACCGGGCCGAGGCACGGGCGCTGATCGAGAAGGTGGCGACCAAGGGCCGAGGTCCCAGGACCGGGTACGATCGCGACGAGTTCGGCTACGCCTGGATGGACTCGGCCCCCGGCGGCATCCCGTACGCCCGCAACGGCTGCGACACCCGCAACGACCTTCTGCGCCGGGACGGCGCGGAGCTGCGCTTCCGGTCCGGCTCGGACTGCGTCGTGATGTCGATGCGGCTGGACGACCCGTACACCGGCAGGACCATCGAGTGGACCAAGGCCCGCGCCATCGAGGTCCAGATCGACCACGTCATGCCGCTCTCCTACGACTGGCAGATGGGCGCCTCACGCTGGACCGAGGGCGAACGCCAGGCCATCGCCAACGACCCGCTGAACCTGATGCCGGTCGACGGCCCGACCAACAGCTCCAAAGGTGATTCGGGACCCGCCTCCTGGCTCCCCCCGAACAAGCGGATCCGCTGCTCCTACGCGGTGCGCTTCGCACAGGTCTCGCTGAAGTACGAGCTGCCCGTGACGGCACCGGACAAGCAGATGATGCTGCGCCAGTGCGGGGGCTGACAGGACTGCCAGCCGGAAAAGCGATTCCTGAGGCCTGAGGGCGCGGCCTACCGTGGCCGCATGCAGTGGAAGGTATCGAGTCTGGCCGAGCGTCCGGACAAGTTCGAGCAGGTCGTGGCGATGGCGGCCACGTGGCCGGAGCCGGTGCTGAACGACCACGTGGGCAACGCCCACTACGGCCGGATCGCCACCGAGCTCCCCGAGTATGTGCAGTTCGCCGAGGACGCGCGGGGCGAGGTCGTCGCCCACGGCTACAGCGTGCCCTTCGCCCTCGGCGCACAGGGCCGCGGCACCCTGCCCGCCCGCGGCTGGGACGAGGTGCTCGTCTGGGCCTTCAGCGACCTGCGTCGAGGGGTACCGGCGGACACGGTCAGCGCCATCTCGGTCACCGTCACCCCGCACGCCCAGGGACTCGGCCTGTCCGCCGTGATGCTCTCGGCCATGCGGGACAACGCCCTCGCCCACGGCTTCCGTGAGGTCGTGGCCCCGGTCCGTCCGAGCGCCAAGCACCTCGAACCGCACACCCCCATCGAGGAGTATGCGCACCGTGTGCGGCCCGACGGACTTCCGCACGACCCGTGGCTGCGGGTGCACGCCCGGGCGGGCGCCGTCATCGACTCGGTGGCCCCGGCCTCGATGACCGTGTCGGGCTCGCTGGAGCAGTGGCGCGACTGGACCGGGCTGCCCTTCGACGCCCCGGGCGACATCGAGGTGCCCGGGGCGCTGGTACCGGTGCGCTGCGAACCGGAACGCGGATACGCGGTGTACGTCGAGCCCAACGTCTGGATGCGGCACCCCCTGTGAGACGCCGGGCTCAGCCGCCGAGCGCATCCAGGTCCAGGATGTCGCCGGTGGGCTTGTCCGCCGGGACCGGCTCGTCGAAGTCGCTGAAGGTGAGCGAGCCCTCGTCCGAGGGGGTGGTGCTGACCAGCCGCAGCACATAAGGCTCGCCCTCGGTGGCGACGTAGAAGGTGAAGCTCTCCTTGCCGTCCTTCTCGTACAGGGTGATCGCGGGCGTGCCGTCGACCGTGGCGGTCTTGCCGCGGGTGGCGTCCGACCCGGCGTCGTCGGCGTCGCCGAAGACCGTGTCCATGTCGCAGAAGTCGGCGAAGTCCTTGGCGTCCGAGCCCTTCGCGGACATCTTGGTCCACTTGTCGGCCAGCATCGACACCGTGGCGTCGACCTCCGCCTCGGGAGCGCCCTCGCTCTGGGCGCGCAGGAAGTCCTCGTCGTACTTCATGTAGAGGGTGTCACCGGTCTTGATCAGATCGGCTTGGCCCTCGCCGCCGATGCTCATGTTGCCGGCGCAGTCGCCCTTGCGGTCGAGGGCCATGTCCATGGTGATCGTGCTGCCGGACGCATCGTCGGGGATGTCGCCCTTCATGCGGAAGGAGTCGGCGTCGAAGGTGGCCTTCACCGCCCGGTCGGCGATCTCCCCGCCGGTCAGCCCGGCGAACGGTTCCTTCGGCTTGCTCGACGAGCTGGACTGGTCGGACTGCCCGGCGCTGGGCTTGTCCTTGGACTTGCCCTCGGTCTTGTCGTCGCCCTGACAGCCGGTGACGGCCAGGGAGGTGACGGCGGTGAGGCAGAGAGCGGCAAGAGCGGTGCGACGCATGGGGGTTCCTCGGTGAAGACGGAGCGCGCGGAGCGCTGGGGGTGAGTTGACGCGGTGGGCCGCCCTTGGGGTGGGCGGCGCGGTGTCGCGGGCGGGGCGGCGGCGCTGTGGTGCCGCGCCCCGCGCGGCGACGAATCGGCCCAGGTGGCCGGATCAGGCGGACTTCTTCCAGTCCTGGCAGCCGGACGTCTTGAAGTAGGCGTCCGAGGCGGCGATGGTGACGACGGCCGTGCCGCTCACATTGTTGTTGGCGATGATCGATTCGATGGAGTGGTCGGCGTTCTTGGTGCGCTCCCAGTAGCAGGCGTCATCGGTGTTGCCGGTGGACTTGTAGGTGCCGGGCGCGATGTCGACGCCGACTCTGAGCATTCCGGCGTCGCCGGACATCTTCGAGGCCGGGGAGCCCTTGGCCTTCTCGTCGACGGCCTCCCAGTCGTTGCAGTCGCTGGACGTGAAGAGCTTGTCGGTCCCCTTGACGGTCACGTAACTCGTGCCCATCACATTTTCGTTGGCCAGCAGCGACTCCATCTCCCCGGAGGCGTCCTTGGCCCGCTCCCAGTAGCACATGCCGTCGCTGTTGCCGGTGGTGCGGTAGGTGCCGGGCTTGATGTCCGAACCGACCTGGAAGTCGCCGTCCCCCGCGAACGCGACCTTCTTCTCGGCGACGTCCTCCGCGTCCGACTTCGTCTTCCCGTCCGTGCCACGGTCCGCGGACGCCGAAGAGCCCTTGCCGCTGGAGCTGCTGCTGCTGTCGCCGCCGCTGTCGTTCCCGGCGTTCGCCGACACGGCGCCGATGACGACGATCCCCACGACGGCGCCCAGCGCGATCTTGCCCTTCATGCCCATGACTGATTCCCCTCCCCTGAGCGGCGACCGTCCCCTCCGGCGGTCGCTCGTTCGATGGGTCAATAAGAGCAGAGGCTGTGAACCGAGTCA from Streptomyces davaonensis JCM 4913 encodes the following:
- a CDS encoding antitoxin → MGILDRFKSHRGMQDKAKDMSDTAEKKVNEKTGNKYESQVDDAQQRAEGALGMDRDRPEQP
- a CDS encoding HNH endonuclease family protein, which encodes MRLRGGAAACAAVLGMALVLTGCEDMGDLPLDGSASGSAPGSGTGRAVSPLDNPDGTEPGLAAITSDADRAEARALIEKVATKGRGPRTGYDRDEFGYAWMDSAPGGIPYARNGCDTRNDLLRRDGAELRFRSGSDCVVMSMRLDDPYTGRTIEWTKARAIEVQIDHVMPLSYDWQMGASRWTEGERQAIANDPLNLMPVDGPTNSSKGDSGPASWLPPNKRIRCSYAVRFAQVSLKYELPVTAPDKQMMLRQCGG